GCATCCTTCATCAACCAACGCCGCCGGTTTCAGTGTCAGCCATATAGTTAACTACCTGCTGGAAATCGGACTCTTAAACTTGTTTCTTTGGATGGGAGCCGGAGAACTACTTGCTCCTATCGTGGTAATGGTGATCGTAGTACCCATCAATTTTCTGATTCTTCACTTTGTATATACTTACCGGAAAAGCGGCCGACTTCCGTCATAGGGCAATATCAAGATCCTGTTAATAGGAAATACGAAAATATAGACGAATGATTAGTTTAGTCTGTTTGATATATATAACAAAGAGTAAACTAAGCTATTTCTGAAAAAGGTTATTTTTCCTACTAAAAATCATTTTATATCTTTGAGGAAAATTATAAAAACATGAAGATTAAAGAAAAAATCACTCAAGCCATTGCAAGTATATCCAACGAATTACAGAAGATAACCCCTGAATTCTATATTATTGGGGCATCTGCTATGATTTTATCAGACATAGAAATAGGGGAAACCTTAGATATTGACATTTTGACTACCGAAGCAAACTCATCCAAATTACAACATCTACTAAATAGGTATATGGAGATTGCTCCAAAAACAAAAGAAGATGATTTGTTTCGTTCTAATTTTGCCAGATTCAATCTTCCATTAATGGATATAGAAGTTATGGGTAACCTTCAAATCAAGAAAAATAATATTTGGCAATCTGTTTATGTGCATGAATATAAAGAAGTGGATATTGGAAACTTAATTATTAAAATACCAACTATTAAAGAACAAAAAAGAATTTTATTTCTCTTTGGCAGAGAGAAAGATTTAAAAAGAATTTCAATATTAAATCAGCACCTTTCAGATTAAAAATTTACTCCTTTCCCTTCTTAGGTGACAATGAAGATTATTGAATACTTTGTCCATTGATTTGCAGAGCCAATTTTCGCTTATCTATTGGCTATATCACAATTTGTATCGAAGTTTGTTTTGTAGCAAACCTTTTATTATATTCTTCTGAATATAGTAGTTCGGTATATTTCAATAACTCACAGAAGTTTCTCTTTGTTGTTCTTGTTGTGTTACAAGCCTTCTTTCCTGTTTGGCTGACTTTTCTTTGTTCTCCTGTCACGATAGGTATAACAGTGGCGTGTATATGTGACATATATCCGTGTCCATGTGCAGAACTGCAGAAACAGTATTCTCCCGTTCAAACTCTTTGTACAGTCACTGCTGGTTATCACTACACCACTCATCCAAACTTCGCCATATCTTTATATGTACCCGAAAGCATGAGTATATAGGTATTCATTAGCCTAAATAAGAAAAACAGATAAAACAAAGGGGGAAATCACGCAGCAATCACAAGACGCTATTAACCAATAGCATATATTTAACTTTTTAGTTTTTTCTTTCTCTTTTTCCACAACTGATAACTGTTAATGATGTTCTGCCACAGCACATAAGAACCGGGACCTACGGAAGACAATGGGTTAAGGTAAGTATATGCCATCCAAATGGCAAGTACAGTATTTTTCTGTCCCAATGCCTGCCCGCCACTGATGCGTTCCTTGTAACGTCCTCCTATTCTTTTGCCTAAATAGAACTGAACACAACAAGCTACCAGTCCGGCCAAAGCTATCAGCACTTTCACAAGAACAGGAGCTTCACTATTTACCAAAGAACGTACAGTCTGCCCGGAGACAATGGCAAGTGCCACAGCCCATAGATAGAAAGCCGCATCGCGCCCCCCCAACAACGCATGATATACCTTTGGTACAAACGTATGCAAAAACCAAGCTAAAAAGAATGGAAACAGTAAAAGTGGGAATACCTTACTCAGAATTTTCAAGAAAGCGACCAAAAACGTTATATCCGCATGAGGCTCCACTAAAGGAAACACTAAAGGAACGATTATTGCCGCCAAAAGATTGGATAATAAGGTATAGGTGGTCAGACTCGATGCACTTCCTCCCAATTTGTCGGTTATGACTGCGGCAGCAGTGGCAGTAGGAGAAATAAGACAAACCATCATCCCCTCAAATACCTCACGATAAGTTTCTTGCATGGAGCAACACACCAACAAAGCTGCAACAACCAGACAAGAAATCACTTGAAACAGCAATAGCCATCCATGCCAAGCTTTTGGCCTCAACTCATGCACTTCCACCTTGCAAAAAGTAAGCAGCAATTGAGCGAAAATCAAGGCCGGCGTCAAAAAAGCAACCAAACCATTCACACAAGGCTTGACAGATACCATGAAAGGGATCCTTGCAAAAAAGAAATATGCCAAAGTGCCTGTAATCATCGCCAAAGGTAATGTCCAGTTCTTCAAAAAACGGAGAATCATAGCCGTCTGTTATTTGGTACGAAATGTGTTTCTAAATTACCGACCGCAAAGTTACTGATATTATCAATAACTTTGCCGGAAAAGGAAGAAGATATGCACAATTTCATATCTTCAGTAATTTAAAACTGGAAAAAATGGCCGGAACCACTGGAACATCCGAAGATAGAAGAATAGAATAAAGACTAAATCTATCTAAAATGAATGCCAAAAACACAAAACTTAAAAGCAAAGTATAAGTTTTCTATAAATTTCCACTACATTTGCACAGATTTTTGTATGAAACCATATAGGCACTACATATTATATATAAACATATGCTTAGGGCTGCTTGTCTTTTCCTTCTGTACTGGCAGCGCTAAAGCCAAAGATTTTGTGGTCGTTATCGATGCCGGGCATGGTGGGCATGATCCCGGTGCAGTTGGCAGAATCTCCAACGAAAAGACCATAAACCTAAATGTCGCATTAAAGCTGGGCAGACAAATCAAGAACAACTGCCCCAACGTGAAAGTAATTTATACCCGAGAGAAAGATGTTTTTATCCCACTTGACCGACGTGCGGAAATAGCCAACAATGCAAAAGCAGATTTATTCATTTCTATACACACCAATGCATTGGCAAACAACAGGACAGCCCAAGGGGCCTCTACTTGGACGTTGGGACTTGCAAAGTCCGATGCCAATCTGGAAGTTGCCAAACGAGAAAACTCTGTTATCCTATATGAAAGCGACTACAAGACACGCTATGCCGGATTCAATCCGAATTCTGCAGAATCATACATCATTTTCGAATTCATGCAAGACAAGTATATGTCTCAAAGCGTACATTTGGCTTCTCTTGTACAAAAACATTTTCGCAATACCTGCAAACGCATTGACCGCGGAGTGCATCAGGCAGGATTTCTCGTTTTGAAAGCCAGCGCAATGCCCAGCATATTGGTAGAGCTTGGTTTTATATCTACTCCCGAAGAAGAACGCTATCTAAATACGGAAATCGGCATTACCTCCCTTGCCAACGGGATTTTTCGTGCATTCCTCACTTATAAGCGTGAACAAGAAATTCGCCTAAACGGAAACAGTAACACCGTTTTACCAGAAAACATACCCGATCCTGTACAAGAAACAACAGCCGATACAGCCAAC
Above is a window of Bacteroides helcogenes P 36-108 DNA encoding:
- a CDS encoding DUF6036 family nucleotidyltransferase, whose protein sequence is MKIKEKITQAIASISNELQKITPEFYIIGASAMILSDIEIGETLDIDILTTEANSSKLQHLLNRYMEIAPKTKEDDLFRSNFARFNLPLMDIEVMGNLQIKKNNIWQSVYVHEYKEVDIGNLIIKIPTIKEQKRILFLFGREKDLKRISILNQHLSD
- a CDS encoding transporter codes for the protein MILRFLKNWTLPLAMITGTLAYFFFARIPFMVSVKPCVNGLVAFLTPALIFAQLLLTFCKVEVHELRPKAWHGWLLLFQVISCLVVAALLVCCSMQETYREVFEGMMVCLISPTATAAAVITDKLGGSASSLTTYTLLSNLLAAIIVPLVFPLVEPHADITFLVAFLKILSKVFPLLLFPFFLAWFLHTFVPKVYHALLGGRDAAFYLWAVALAIVSGQTVRSLVNSEAPVLVKVLIALAGLVACCVQFYLGKRIGGRYKERISGGQALGQKNTVLAIWMAYTYLNPLSSVGPGSYVLWQNIINSYQLWKKRKKKLKS
- a CDS encoding N-acetylmuramoyl-L-alanine amidase family protein, translated to MKPYRHYILYINICLGLLVFSFCTGSAKAKDFVVVIDAGHGGHDPGAVGRISNEKTINLNVALKLGRQIKNNCPNVKVIYTREKDVFIPLDRRAEIANNAKADLFISIHTNALANNRTAQGASTWTLGLAKSDANLEVAKRENSVILYESDYKTRYAGFNPNSAESYIIFEFMQDKYMSQSVHLASLVQKHFRNTCKRIDRGVHQAGFLVLKASAMPSILVELGFISTPEEERYLNTEIGITSLANGIFRAFLTYKREQEIRLNGNSNTVLPENIPDPVQETTADTANTGSEKEETFCVEARPESQQQQRPPKNNLTQTKQNGIIFTIQILTASRPLAKNDKRFKGLKPVEHYKEGGIYKYTYGVSPDYNKILRIKRNINSQFKDAFIIAFKNGEKININAAINEFKKNRNK